The Leptospira brenneri genome includes a window with the following:
- the tsaE gene encoding tRNA (adenosine(37)-N6)-threonylcarbamoyltransferase complex ATPase subunit type 1 TsaE, which translates to MKANFLSLRESELGPVFISLDQLVNAFLKKKQFPMILVSGEMGAGKTTFIREWFSRMGTESSINSPTFSLYNIYDSPNFRLYHFDLYRIKLAQELDELGFEEIWGKEGVSAIEWWQIADSYLPKTNRILLSIESDSIEFRSYTLEWSETEVL; encoded by the coding sequence ATGAAGGCAAATTTTCTATCCCTGAGAGAATCCGAGTTAGGCCCAGTTTTTATAAGTTTAGATCAGTTGGTAAATGCTTTCTTAAAAAAAAAACAATTCCCTATGATCCTAGTATCCGGGGAAATGGGAGCAGGTAAAACCACCTTTATCCGTGAATGGTTTAGCCGCATGGGAACAGAAAGTTCCATCAACTCACCTACATTTTCTTTATACAATATTTACGATTCGCCTAACTTTCGCTTGTATCATTTTGACTTATATCGAATCAAATTAGCTCAAGAACTGGATGAGTTAGGATTTGAAGAAATTTGGGGAAAAGAGGGAGTTTCAGCGATTGAATGGTGGCAGATTGCCGATTCCTATCTACCGAAAACCAATCGCATTTTATTATCCATTGAATCTGACTCCATCGAGTTTCGATCCTATACCTTGGAATGGTCAGAAACTGAGGTCTTATGA
- a CDS encoding beta-galactosidase — translation MIFGACYYPEHWNPEDWDEDLKIMKEMGLSSVRLAEFAWGIMEPKEGKFDFSLFDAVLKKVQEHGMTAILGTPTATFPPWLYKKFPEIVQVSKDGIIRGIGTRRQACFSSPAYKKATERIVTAMAKHFGNHPAVVGWQIDNEPGHEGSDLDYSPLALKNFRVWLKNKYKTLDSLNKRWGNVFWGVIYSDWNEIPVPAAHVSSDFNPAMIQDYYRFQSDELVSYIHFQADILRKYSKNKPLTTNLYPSPFLPVTDMSELFSKLDYVSWDNYPVWGNQQEPYPHPLVSATQQYSRGLKNKPYTVMEQFSGVQGHTTLGYLPPPGQIGLWLTQAIVNGADQIYFFRYRTARFGQEQLCYGILDHGKRKTAKYFELQKTIQDISEFANDVADSPYKAEVAILHDIDNSRNYKHQPLSDGLKFEPVPFAQVGYDIEVATWFAGTNVLNVNTHSLSVNANNDWSDYKVLTLPLYTMFDPKIVDKLKSYVANGGTLVLGYRAGIKDKDHWMVEEPVPGVFGELAGVEVFQFEAPATDKVGIRMGILPLKGSKFCEILEPTTAKVVAKYNDSKKFYSGKAAVTVNSYGKGKVYYVGTSLTPESFILLYRKILKEAGVKFGFLGGTIERHYREGKQFNYEITMNHSPKHKLAGLSILKPFGYKIKRIQK, via the coding sequence ATGATCTTTGGTGCCTGTTATTACCCCGAACATTGGAACCCTGAGGACTGGGATGAAGACCTAAAAATTATGAAAGAAATGGGTCTTTCTTCAGTAAGGCTTGCAGAGTTTGCTTGGGGGATCATGGAACCGAAAGAAGGAAAGTTCGACTTTTCTTTGTTCGATGCTGTTTTGAAGAAAGTCCAGGAACATGGGATGACCGCCATTTTGGGAACTCCCACAGCCACTTTCCCACCTTGGTTGTACAAAAAATTTCCAGAAATTGTTCAGGTTTCCAAAGACGGAATCATTCGAGGGATTGGAACAAGACGCCAAGCTTGTTTCTCTTCCCCTGCTTATAAAAAGGCAACAGAACGAATCGTTACCGCAATGGCCAAACATTTTGGCAATCACCCAGCGGTTGTGGGTTGGCAGATCGACAACGAACCGGGGCATGAAGGGTCGGATTTGGATTATTCACCTCTTGCCTTAAAAAATTTTCGTGTTTGGCTGAAAAACAAATACAAAACATTAGATTCGCTTAACAAACGTTGGGGGAATGTATTTTGGGGAGTTATCTATTCCGACTGGAATGAAATTCCAGTACCAGCAGCCCATGTATCCAGTGATTTTAATCCGGCAATGATCCAGGATTATTATAGATTCCAATCAGATGAGTTAGTTTCCTACATCCATTTCCAAGCAGACATTTTACGTAAATATAGTAAAAACAAACCTCTGACAACAAACCTCTATCCTTCTCCATTTTTACCGGTGACAGATATGTCTGAATTATTTTCCAAATTGGATTATGTGTCTTGGGACAATTATCCTGTTTGGGGGAACCAACAAGAACCATACCCTCATCCTTTGGTTTCTGCGACCCAACAATACTCGCGTGGTTTAAAAAACAAACCTTACACGGTAATGGAACAATTCTCAGGAGTACAGGGACATACTACTTTAGGTTATCTTCCACCCCCTGGTCAAATTGGACTTTGGTTGACCCAAGCCATTGTGAATGGAGCCGATCAAATTTATTTCTTTCGTTACCGCACAGCTCGTTTTGGCCAGGAACAACTTTGTTACGGAATTTTGGATCATGGAAAAAGAAAAACCGCCAAATACTTTGAATTACAAAAAACCATTCAAGATATCAGTGAGTTTGCGAACGATGTAGCAGATTCGCCTTACAAAGCAGAGGTGGCAATTCTCCATGATATTGACAATTCTAGAAATTATAAACACCAGCCGTTAAGTGATGGTTTAAAATTCGAACCGGTACCTTTTGCACAAGTCGGTTATGATATTGAGGTTGCTACTTGGTTTGCCGGAACCAATGTTTTAAATGTAAATACACATTCCTTATCTGTGAATGCAAATAATGATTGGTCGGACTATAAAGTTCTTACCCTTCCTTTATATACAATGTTCGATCCCAAAATCGTAGATAAACTAAAGTCTTATGTGGCAAATGGCGGAACTTTGGTTTTGGGATATCGGGCTGGAATTAAAGACAAAGACCACTGGATGGTAGAAGAGCCAGTTCCTGGCGTGTTTGGAGAACTCGCTGGGGTGGAGGTGTTTCAGTTTGAAGCGCCGGCAACAGATAAGGTCGGAATTCGTATGGGAATTTTACCACTCAAAGGTTCCAAATTTTGCGAAATTCTAGAACCGACCACAGCTAAGGTTGTGGCAAAATATAATGATTCCAAAAAGTTTTACTCGGGAAAAGCAGCGGTTACGGTGAATTCCTATGGAAAAGGAAAAGTTTATTATGTGGGAACTTCTTTAACTCCTGAAAGTTTTATCCTTTTGTACCGAAAGATATTAAAAGAGGCCGGTGTAAAATTTGGTTTTCTTGGCGGAACGATAGAACGCCATTATCGCGAAGGAAAACAGTTTAATTACGAAATTACAATGAACCACTCTCCGAAACATAAATTGGCAGGACTTTCGATTTTAAAACCTTTTGGTTATAAAATCAAAAGAATACAAAAATAG
- a CDS encoding LIC_10030 family protein, whose amino-acid sequence MKVQDYQSINRILNETSAKNKPGEIYVDNLHSPYIQFPDRFVIPGSSVTQPEFGDIKDFVQTVLKYIPEAIEGTCLLPEPRPKRETGKLFFVRPMIFGSSRFLYVFSVDMLYLGGAKSEEIKKPGSQNMTPSIITDRLYFQVKIIHLHSTLEEGENITDFQAKRFQGGIFRVESEKDSNKPIRRFSEIFDEIDFSETESKIREELGITPEIWKLGRIYSPIGIDYLSLSLRFLIPSLPKTIKQFRNFYPILTETDAGIPEETLNKYHEYLSSFEVERTQSKSGNILWKIIQKSSDN is encoded by the coding sequence ATGAAAGTACAAGATTATCAATCAATCAATCGGATTCTGAACGAAACATCCGCCAAAAATAAACCAGGTGAAATTTATGTGGATAACTTACATTCACCATACATCCAGTTTCCAGATCGATTTGTAATCCCGGGGTCTTCTGTCACACAACCAGAGTTTGGTGATATTAAAGACTTTGTGCAAACAGTTCTCAAATATATTCCAGAAGCCATAGAGGGAACTTGTCTGTTACCGGAACCGAGACCGAAAAGAGAAACAGGAAAATTGTTTTTTGTAAGGCCTATGATTTTTGGGTCTTCTCGGTTTTTATATGTTTTTTCAGTAGATATGTTGTATTTGGGTGGGGCCAAGTCAGAAGAAATCAAAAAACCTGGTTCCCAAAATATGACACCGTCTATCATTACGGATCGTTTGTATTTCCAAGTCAAAATCATCCATCTTCATTCCACTTTGGAAGAGGGGGAGAATATCACAGACTTTCAAGCAAAACGATTCCAAGGCGGAATTTTTCGTGTTGAATCGGAGAAGGATTCAAACAAACCCATTCGTAGGTTTTCTGAAATTTTTGATGAAATTGATTTTTCAGAAACGGAATCTAAAATCCGAGAGGAACTGGGAATCACTCCTGAAATTTGGAAATTGGGAAGAATTTATAGTCCGATTGGTATTGATTATTTGTCTTTATCTTTGCGGTTTTTAATTCCTAGTCTGCCAAAAACCATTAAGCAGTTTCGAAACTTTTATCCCATTCTCACGGAAACTGACGCGGGAATTCCAGAGGAAACTTTAAATAAGTATCACGAGTATCTTTCCTCATTTGAAGTGGAAAGAACACAGTCGAAGTCCGGAAATATTTTATGGAAAATCATTCAAAAATCTTCTGACAATTAA
- a CDS encoding superoxide dismutase has protein sequence MEHKLPELPYAKDALLPHISPETLEFHYGKHHQTYVTNLNNLIKGTEFENSSLEEIVKKSSGGIFNNAAQIWNHTFYWHSLSPKGGGAPTGAVADLITKSFGSFDAFKEKFSQSAITNFGSGWTWLVKKGDGVEIVNTSNAGSPLKDGLQSLLTIDVWEHAYYIDFRNARPKYVEAFWNLVNWDFANQNLK, from the coding sequence ATGGAACATAAACTCCCAGAACTTCCTTATGCAAAGGATGCACTTCTTCCCCATATTTCACCGGAAACTTTAGAGTTTCATTATGGAAAGCACCACCAAACTTACGTTACAAACTTAAATAACCTAATCAAAGGTACTGAGTTTGAAAACTCTAGCTTAGAAGAAATTGTAAAAAAATCTTCCGGCGGGATTTTTAACAATGCGGCACAAATTTGGAACCATACTTTCTACTGGCATTCCCTTTCCCCAAAAGGTGGCGGGGCTCCTACTGGTGCTGTGGCTGATCTCATCACAAAGTCTTTTGGATCTTTTGATGCTTTTAAGGAAAAATTTTCGCAATCGGCAATTACCAATTTTGGATCTGGATGGACTTGGCTTGTCAAAAAAGGTGACGGTGTTGAAATCGTGAACACAAGCAATGCTGGAAGCCCTTTAAAAGACGGACTCCAATCTTTGTTAACGATTGATGTGTGGGAACATGCTTATTATATCGATTTCCGTAATGCTCGACCAAAATATGTAGAAGCATTCTGGAATTTAGTAAACTGGGATTTCGCAAATCAAAATCTAAAGTAA
- a CDS encoding Hsp33 family molecular chaperone HslO, whose protein sequence is MSDKVILGISNTHHYRFTLVDLTETAKEAMFLHSLNKEMSVFLSKTMMGSLFLAEMTKNQQKVSIQWKDDSNKQALAYSDRYGKMKSVAYSANLEEGDIRNEFILGQGIMKVIRWDYDSDTYQSYTNLVEDTFEVNFIKYLTESEQIKAIVGMEVFPFDFPGNDFSAKGIFFEALPDAPEESFQFLNSKIQSLVKKEAFWALGLDEMFQSLQTEIGSELEILSNESPEFLCDCSRHKVADIIASLGKQEADSIIDEFGKIEITCEFCRTAYQFDSFDVEKFFNQ, encoded by the coding sequence ATGTCTGACAAAGTTATTTTAGGTATATCCAACACCCACCACTATCGATTTACTCTAGTCGATCTTACAGAAACCGCCAAAGAAGCGATGTTTCTGCATTCTCTTAATAAAGAAATGTCTGTATTCCTTTCCAAAACCATGATGGGTTCGTTATTTCTTGCAGAGATGACGAAAAACCAACAAAAGGTTAGCATCCAATGGAAGGACGATTCCAATAAACAAGCATTAGCCTATAGTGATCGTTATGGTAAAATGAAGTCAGTTGCATATTCTGCAAACCTTGAAGAAGGAGATATCCGAAACGAATTCATTCTCGGCCAAGGAATCATGAAAGTGATTCGTTGGGATTATGATTCTGATACTTACCAGTCTTATACCAATCTTGTCGAAGATACCTTTGAAGTAAATTTTATCAAATACCTAACAGAATCGGAACAAATTAAAGCGATCGTTGGTATGGAAGTGTTTCCTTTTGATTTTCCCGGAAATGATTTTTCTGCGAAAGGTATTTTCTTTGAAGCTCTACCAGATGCACCAGAGGAAAGTTTTCAATTTCTAAATTCTAAAATTCAATCCTTAGTGAAAAAGGAAGCGTTTTGGGCTTTGGGATTGGATGAAATGTTTCAATCCTTACAAACAGAAATTGGATCGGAATTAGAAATTTTAAGTAACGAATCCCCAGAATTTTTATGTGATTGTTCCAGACATAAAGTTGCAGATATCATTGCTTCTCTTGGAAAACAAGAAGCAGATTCTATCATCGATGAGTTTGGAAAAATTGAAATTACTTGTGAGTTTTGCCGAACCGCATACCAATTTGATTCCTTTGATGTGGAGAAATTCTTTAACCAATGA
- a CDS encoding anthranilate synthase component I family protein, giving the protein MSQTLPKIKIPKKPNYTSLVLPEGVEFWELFRVIEAKYENCFLLESAGDNQYDSRYSVIGFQPSHLILGEPGVLEIDGKKYSVENPYFALRELTDYNSLSISYAGGFVGYLGYQSMQFFEPKLKLEPHPDFPAMIFGLYLDGLIYDKFTGELIYFDNGTNRSEEVNQILSLAQGQKSEKPKVKVSLLQAGLSKEVHKQMVEEALEEVKAGNTFQCQIGFEEVYSVDGNPLAIYETLREINPSPHMYYVKFGTRAILGASPELLFRLRQGEMESFPLAGTTRRGADAKEDTLLARKLLTDPKEIAEHNMLIDLHRNDVGRVAKFGTVKVRRRFDVKRFSHVQHISSEVVGILSSKEDMFSGLASSFPAGTLSGAPKIESMKIIERIEKSPRGPYGGAVGSFGLNGDCTFAIPIRSFFVNGNKGFVRASGGIVFDSKPEDEYQEIINKMASVRKALDLHQSS; this is encoded by the coding sequence ATGAGCCAAACACTTCCGAAAATCAAGATCCCGAAAAAACCCAATTACACTTCCTTAGTTTTGCCAGAAGGAGTAGAGTTTTGGGAGCTCTTTCGGGTCATTGAGGCAAAATACGAAAACTGTTTTTTACTCGAATCCGCTGGTGATAACCAATACGATTCGCGGTATTCCGTGATCGGTTTCCAACCTTCCCATCTCATTTTGGGAGAACCGGGTGTTTTAGAAATTGATGGAAAAAAATATTCCGTTGAGAATCCATATTTTGCTTTAAGAGAACTTACTGATTACAATTCGCTAAGCATTAGTTATGCGGGTGGATTTGTAGGATACTTGGGGTATCAAAGTATGCAATTCTTTGAACCCAAATTGAAACTAGAACCCCATCCTGATTTTCCGGCAATGATTTTCGGACTGTATTTGGATGGACTCATTTACGATAAATTTACAGGTGAATTGATTTATTTTGATAACGGAACCAATCGTAGCGAAGAAGTGAATCAAATCTTAAGTCTTGCACAAGGCCAAAAATCAGAGAAACCAAAAGTAAAGGTTTCTTTATTACAAGCAGGGTTATCCAAAGAAGTTCATAAACAAATGGTGGAAGAGGCTTTGGAAGAAGTCAAAGCAGGAAATACCTTCCAATGCCAAATTGGATTTGAAGAAGTTTACAGTGTAGACGGAAACCCACTAGCCATTTACGAAACTTTACGAGAAATCAATCCATCGCCTCATATGTATTATGTGAAGTTTGGAACTCGAGCCATTTTGGGTGCAAGTCCAGAGTTACTCTTTCGATTGCGACAAGGAGAAATGGAATCTTTTCCATTGGCTGGAACTACAAGACGAGGAGCAGATGCAAAAGAAGATACACTCCTTGCTCGTAAATTATTAACAGATCCCAAAGAAATTGCGGAACACAATATGCTCATAGATCTTCATCGCAATGATGTGGGACGAGTTGCAAAATTTGGAACAGTCAAAGTAAGAAGACGTTTTGATGTAAAAAGATTTTCACATGTCCAACATATCTCCAGTGAAGTGGTGGGAATTCTTTCTTCCAAAGAAGATATGTTTTCGGGACTTGCTTCTTCCTTTCCTGCGGGAACCCTTTCTGGGGCACCAAAAATTGAATCGATGAAAATCATTGAACGAATCGAGAAATCACCACGTGGTCCTTATGGGGGAGCTGTGGGGAGTTTTGGTTTGAATGGTGATTGTACTTTTGCAATTCCCATTCGTAGTTTTTTTGTAAATGGAAACAAAGGTTTTGTTCGAGCTTCTGGCGGGATTGTTTTTGATTCCAAACCAGAGGATGAATACCAAGAAATCATCAACAAAATGGCATCTGTTCGCAAAGCATTGGATTTACACCAATCATCCTAA
- a CDS encoding SHOCT domain-containing protein codes for MDSAFHSSVDKKTNATRKNTTGYTFFNVFIISLTAISKYSFLLILFFISNCGSFTNKIKLIDSSASLAFFEVEEEEWRTIFPNEISKLTINSKNFIELPNVLKSIQYKRGVLAYEDWDVLVPDSYLPEIEKFAEKVSISKESKVYLCIFKLDDILSPNVKILKTSFYILSTEDGLVLLFHEINTNISFQTQYSFEDWVIFHPTAIKPIYRPELLLRDKQHTSLFKDKLATKNIIYGNVVVFDIPSLIPNPPLFRYPKEDEISAPTEQWKSVPEKLKALEEMRKNKLITDEEYNRKKTELLKEF; via the coding sequence ATGGACTCTGCTTTCCACTCTTCTGTGGATAAAAAGACTAATGCCACTAGAAAGAATACTACTGGGTACACGTTTTTTAACGTATTCATAATTTCATTAACGGCAATTTCGAAATATTCCTTTCTTCTCATTCTCTTTTTTATTTCTAATTGTGGCAGTTTTACTAACAAAATCAAACTCATTGATTCTTCTGCATCACTAGCATTTTTTGAAGTGGAGGAAGAGGAGTGGAGAACAATTTTTCCAAATGAAATTTCCAAACTTACTATCAATTCAAAAAATTTTATAGAACTACCAAATGTTTTAAAATCCATTCAATACAAACGAGGTGTCCTTGCTTATGAAGATTGGGACGTTCTTGTTCCTGATTCTTATCTTCCAGAAATAGAAAAGTTTGCCGAAAAGGTCAGTATAAGCAAAGAATCTAAAGTTTATCTTTGTATCTTTAAGTTGGATGATATTCTGTCCCCAAATGTCAAAATTTTAAAAACTAGTTTTTACATTTTAAGCACTGAAGATGGTTTGGTTTTATTATTTCATGAGATAAATACAAACATCAGTTTTCAAACGCAGTATTCTTTTGAAGACTGGGTGATTTTTCATCCTACAGCGATTAAACCGATTTATAGGCCTGAACTTTTGCTGAGAGACAAACAACATACGAGTTTGTTTAAAGATAAATTGGCAACGAAGAATATTATTTATGGCAATGTGGTTGTGTTTGATATTCCTAGTTTGATTCCAAACCCTCCATTATTTCGATACCCTAAAGAGGATGAAATTTCTGCGCCAACCGAACAGTGGAAATCAGTTCCAGAAAAATTAAAAGCTTTAGAAGAAATGCGGAAAAACAAACTGATCACCGATGAAGAATACAATCGGAAAAAAACAGAACTACTGAAAGAATTTTAA
- a CDS encoding inositol monophosphatase family protein — translation MGISSPTISFPIDETIKRIEYVKANAMGIIHEAKKIQREVSSVRSETDADEKERIDSADGKLGDILIRFLQKSFPKDGIICEDKPTIDGGDFKWVLDPVDGSMNFVRGLPLYAISFGLEHRETPVGGVVIVPPQESVYSAVMGEGAYKNGEQIRTSRISELNRAIFSPNLPTKRAHMIQEIMADLSGFLTYARSFRRTGSFVLDACFIAEGVMDAIWEKTVKHWDVSAISVILTEAGGKLTDLNGVHYYTGLPELVASNGVLHSEILNLLKTVRSTVSRN, via the coding sequence ATGGGCATATCTTCACCAACCATTAGTTTCCCCATTGATGAAACCATCAAACGGATCGAATACGTAAAAGCCAATGCTATGGGAATCATCCATGAAGCAAAAAAAATCCAAAGGGAAGTATCTTCCGTTCGTTCGGAAACAGATGCTGATGAAAAAGAAAGGATCGATTCTGCCGATGGTAAGTTAGGTGACATACTCATTCGATTTTTGCAAAAGTCTTTTCCAAAAGACGGGATTATTTGCGAAGACAAACCAACCATTGACGGTGGAGATTTTAAATGGGTTTTGGATCCAGTGGATGGGTCTATGAATTTTGTGCGCGGCCTTCCTTTGTATGCCATTTCCTTTGGATTAGAACACAGGGAAACACCGGTGGGCGGAGTTGTCATCGTCCCCCCACAAGAGTCTGTTTATTCTGCTGTGATGGGCGAAGGTGCTTATAAAAACGGAGAACAAATCCGAACTTCTCGAATTTCGGAACTCAATCGTGCGATCTTTTCACCGAACCTTCCCACAAAACGAGCTCATATGATCCAAGAAATTATGGCAGACCTTTCTGGATTTTTAACTTATGCAAGATCCTTTCGCAGAACTGGCTCCTTTGTTTTGGATGCTTGTTTCATTGCGGAAGGTGTGATGGATGCCATTTGGGAGAAAACTGTCAAACATTGGGACGTTTCAGCCATTTCTGTGATTTTAACGGAAGCGGGTGGGAAATTGACTGATTTAAATGGAGTTCATTATTATACAGGACTTCCGGAGTTAGTGGCTTCTAACGGAGTTTTACATTCGGAAATTTTAAATTTATTAAAGACAGTTCGTTCTACAGTCAGTCGAAATTAA
- a CDS encoding LIC10025 family lipoprotein — translation MAFLKKNYKLERIFFFTFIFISISNCFQKNENYYQFWKGYDHLQRSIKSTSKNDVYFSALAGSLSEENESLLQKTPEGYPFLSLSGNIDNQQNWNLHWNESDPTKYDYLAKVTFTPKLWEEREIYAVERKIIHKLNGYQPRDFFKWFHDFALAINDHNAYQSLKSSSENLQFLCAAMQCHVTENAEWHTLEFTINEDTKTKFPGFYQRTGSRLEKTKLNLEIWDKFNPTHKLKITNQGKTIQFHFPVNPPIDYFQSPKEIRFLGDVEIRSFGITVKIQNLEYKLKTNFEKQTDTLDGQFVRIGKKEINGNFFYVIPQGFVNFFIPGNMDEYFNEFFILLIQGTQGRGGSQIHATFKKKANGQINTITTYNETKRKRFSLFGGDDSQKASNDFDFFASWEEAMLRDLK, via the coding sequence ATGGCATTCTTAAAAAAGAATTATAAGTTAGAAAGAATTTTCTTTTTTACATTTATCTTTATTAGCATTTCTAATTGTTTTCAGAAAAATGAAAATTATTATCAATTTTGGAAAGGTTACGACCACCTCCAACGTTCGATTAAATCCACTTCCAAAAATGACGTTTATTTTTCAGCGCTTGCCGGAAGTCTTAGTGAAGAAAACGAATCACTATTACAAAAAACACCAGAAGGTTATCCCTTCCTTTCTCTATCAGGTAACATTGACAACCAACAGAATTGGAACCTTCATTGGAACGAATCCGACCCAACCAAATATGATTACTTAGCCAAAGTAACATTTACTCCTAAACTTTGGGAAGAACGTGAGATCTATGCAGTGGAAAGAAAAATCATTCATAAACTCAATGGTTACCAACCGAGAGACTTTTTTAAGTGGTTCCATGATTTTGCTTTAGCTATCAATGATCATAATGCCTATCAATCATTAAAATCATCTTCTGAAAATCTACAATTTCTCTGTGCTGCGATGCAATGCCATGTGACTGAAAATGCAGAATGGCATACTTTAGAATTTACGATCAATGAAGACACAAAAACAAAATTTCCAGGTTTTTACCAACGAACAGGTTCTCGTTTAGAAAAAACCAAACTAAATCTGGAAATCTGGGATAAATTCAATCCAACTCATAAATTAAAAATCACAAACCAAGGAAAAACCATCCAATTTCATTTTCCTGTGAATCCTCCAATAGATTACTTTCAATCACCGAAAGAAATTCGATTCTTAGGAGATGTTGAAATCAGATCATTTGGAATCACCGTAAAAATCCAAAACCTAGAATATAAACTAAAAACAAACTTTGAAAAACAAACAGATACACTCGACGGACAATTTGTACGGATTGGAAAAAAAGAAATTAATGGAAATTTTTTCTATGTCATTCCACAAGGTTTTGTAAACTTTTTTATTCCAGGTAATATGGATGAATACTTTAATGAGTTTTTTATCTTACTCATCCAAGGAACACAAGGTAGAGGTGGTTCCCAAATTCACGCTACTTTTAAAAAAAAAGCAAACGGACAAATCAATACAATCACCACCTATAACGAAACCAAAAGAAAACGTTTTTCTCTGTTTGGTGGTGATGATTCTCAAAAAGCCAGTAACGACTTTGATTTTTTTGCCTCTTGGGAAGAGGCTATGTTAAGAGATTTAAAATAA
- the cysE gene encoding serine O-acetyltransferase, which translates to MFENIKIIKKFDPAAKSYLEIILCYPGLHALWLHKFAHLLYKLRLPIIPRLVNYISRFLTGIDIHPGAKIAPGVFIDHGSGVVIGETAIVGSGSLIFQGVTLGGTGKESGKRHPTIGKNVVIGAGAKILGNITVEDHVRVGAGSVVMRNVPAGCTVVGIPGKVVKAGDVASDSMEQMLEHNQMPDPIAKVFSVLLEKVETQQQLINKLYEKQQLMEKSSTDIPEDDRFIQEFIHGDGI; encoded by the coding sequence ATGTTCGAAAATATTAAAATCATCAAAAAGTTTGACCCAGCAGCCAAATCCTATTTGGAAATTATTCTTTGTTATCCTGGTTTGCATGCATTATGGCTTCATAAATTCGCACATTTACTCTATAAACTTAGATTACCTATCATCCCTAGGCTTGTGAATTACATTAGCCGATTTTTAACAGGAATCGACATCCATCCGGGTGCCAAAATTGCTCCAGGTGTTTTTATTGATCATGGATCGGGGGTTGTGATTGGAGAAACAGCCATTGTAGGATCTGGTTCTCTTATCTTTCAAGGAGTCACCCTTGGCGGAACCGGAAAGGAATCAGGCAAACGCCACCCAACGATCGGCAAAAATGTGGTGATTGGAGCCGGTGCAAAAATTCTTGGAAACATCACCGTTGAGGATCATGTTCGAGTTGGAGCTGGATCCGTTGTTATGCGAAACGTTCCCGCTGGTTGTACAGTTGTTGGAATTCCTGGTAAAGTGGTCAAAGCAGGTGATGTGGCTTCGGACAGTATGGAACAAATGTTAGAACACAACCAAATGCCAGATCCAATTGCGAAAGTTTTTTCTGTATTGTTAGAGAAGGTGGAAACCCAACAACAGCTCATAAACAAACTATATGAGAAACAACAACTGATGGAAAAATCTTCAACGGACATTCCCGAAGATGATCGTTTCATCCAGGAATTCATCCACGGAGATGGAATTTAA
- a CDS encoding anthranilate synthase component II translates to MKVLILDNYDSFTFNLYQIVGEILEEREEPFQLDVIRNDEKSFEVIKSANYDKIIISPGPGHPADPAYFGVSADILKELGKTTPVLGICLGMQGMATVFGGEVVRANVAMHGKLSPIEHDGKGVFQGLTQGIEIMRYHSLVAKESSLPKDLEITARVFSGEGKGEIMGLRHKTFKIEGVQFHPESFGSEEGKDLLRNFINS, encoded by the coding sequence ATGAAAGTTCTCATCTTAGATAATTATGATTCATTTACCTTCAATCTGTACCAAATTGTGGGAGAAATTTTAGAGGAAAGGGAAGAACCATTCCAATTAGATGTCATCCGAAATGATGAAAAATCTTTTGAAGTCATCAAATCAGCTAACTATGATAAGATTATTATTTCTCCAGGTCCTGGTCATCCGGCAGATCCTGCTTATTTTGGAGTGAGTGCTGATATTCTAAAAGAACTTGGTAAAACGACTCCGGTGCTTGGAATCTGTCTTGGTATGCAAGGAATGGCAACAGTGTTTGGTGGGGAAGTGGTTCGTGCGAATGTTGCCATGCACGGAAAACTCTCTCCTATCGAACATGATGGAAAAGGTGTTTTTCAAGGTCTCACTCAAGGAATTGAAATTATGCGATACCATTCACTTGTGGCAAAAGAAAGTTCTCTTCCCAAAGACTTAGAAATTACGGCACGAGTTTTCTCGGGAGAAGGGAAGGGAGAAATTATGGGACTACGACATAAAACCTTCAAAATTGAAGGGGTCCAGTTTCATCCTGAATCTTTTGGATCAGAAGAGGGGAAAGATCTACTTAGAAATTTTATTAATTCCTAA